The following coding sequences are from one Panicum hallii strain FIL2 chromosome 5, PHallii_v3.1, whole genome shotgun sequence window:
- the LOC112892106 gene encoding phospholipase D alpha 1 has product MAQILLHGTLHATIFEAESLSNPHRASGGAPKFIRKLVEGIEDTVGVGKGTTKIYATIDLEKARVGRTRMISNEPVNPRWYESFHIYCAHLAADVIFTVKIDNPIGASLIGRAYLPVQDLLDGEEIDKWLEICDGNREPIGDCKIHVKLQYFDVTKDRNWARGVRSTKYPGVPYTFFSQRQGCKVTLYQDAHVPDNFIPRIPLADGKNYEPHRCWEDIFDAINNAQHLIYITGWSVYTEITLVRDTNRPKPGGDVTLGELLKRKASEGVRVLMLVWDDRTSVGLLKRDGLMATHDEETANYFHGTDVNCVLCPRNPDDSGSFVQDLQISTMFTHHQKIVVVDHEMPNQGSQQRRIVSFVGGIDLCDGRYDTQYHSLFRTLDTVHHDDFHQPNFGTASIKKGGPREPWHDIHSRLEGPIAWDVLYNFEQRWRKQGGKDLLVRLRDLSDIIIPPSPVMFPEDRETWNVQLFRSIDGGAAFGFPETPEEAARAGLVSGKDQIIDRSIQDAYIHAIRRAKNFIYIENQYFLGSSYGWKPEGIKPEEIGALHLIPKELSMKIVSKIEAGERFTVYVVVPMWPEGVPESGSVQAILDWQRRTMEMMYTDITQALQAKGIEANPKDYLTFFCLGNREVKQEGEYEPEEQPEPDTDYSRAQEARRFMIYVHTKMMIVDDEYIIVGSANINQRSMDGSRDSEIAMGAYQPYHLATRQPARGQIHGFRMALWYEHLGMLDDVFQRPESVECVQKVNKIAEKYWDMYSSDDLEQDLPGHLLSYPIGVDSDGNVTEMPGMEFFPDTRARILGTKSDYLPPILTT; this is encoded by the exons ATGGCTCAGATCTTGCTCCACGGCACGCTCCACGCCACCATCTTCGAGGCGGAGTCGCTCTCCAACCCGCACCGCGCCTCCGGCGGCGCCCCCAAGTTCATCCGCAAG CTTGTGGAGGGGATTGAAGACACTGTCGGTGTCGGCAAAGGCACCACCAAGATATATGCCACCATTGATCTGGAGAAAGCACGCGTCGGGCGTACCCGGATGATCTCCAACGAGCCCGTCAATCCTCGCTGGTACGAGTCGTTCCACATCTACTGCGcccacctcgccgccgatgTCATCTTCACTGTCAAGATCGACAACCCCATTGGGGCGTCGCTCATTGGGAGGGCTTACCTGCCTGTCCAGGACCTCCTGGATGGTGAGGAGATCGATAAGTGGCTTGAAATCTGTGATGGCAACCGCGAGCCTATTGGTGACTGCAAGATCCATGTGAAGCTTCAGTACTTTGATGTTACCAAGGACCGCAACTGGGCAAGAGGTGTCCGGAGCACCAAGTATCCcggtgttccttacaccttttTCTCACAGAGACAGGGATGTAAGGTTACTCTATACCAAGATGCTCATGTCCCAGACAACTTTATTCCCAGGATCCCGCTTGCTGATGGCAAGAACTATGAGCCACACAGATGCTGGGAGGATATCTTTGATGCCATAAACAATGCTCAACACTTGATTTACATCACCGGCTGGTCTGTGTACACTGAGATCACCTTGGTTAGGGACACCAACAGGCCGAAACCTGGAGGTGATGTTACTCTTGGGGAGTTGCTCAAAAGGAAGGCCAGTGAAGGTGTCCGGGTCCTCATGCTAGTGTGGGATGATAGGACTTCAGTTGGCTTGCTGAAGAGAGATGGTTTGATGGCCACCCATGATGAGGAGACTGCAAATTACTTCCATGGCACGGATGTCAACTGTGTTCTGTGCCCTCGCAACCCTGATGACTCTGGCAGCTTTGTTCAGGATCTGCAGATATCAACTATGTTCACTCACCATCAAAAGATAGTAGTCGTCGACCATGAGATGCCAAACCAGGGCTCCCAGCAAAGGAGGATAGTCAGCTTCGTTGGTGGTATTGACCTCTGTGATGGAAGATATGATACACAGTATCACTCCTTATTTAGGACACTTGACACTGTCCATCATGATGACTTCCACCAGCCTAACTTTGGGACTGCGTCAATCAAGAAAGGTGGTCCAAGAGAGCCATGGCACGATATTCATTCACGGCTGGAAGGGCCAATTGCTTGGGATGTCCTTTACAACTTTGAGCAGAGGTGGAGGAAGCAGGGTGGTAAGGACCTCCTTGTACGTCTCAGGGATCTTTCTGACATTATTATTCCCCCTTCTCCTGTGATGTTCCCAGAGGACAGAGAAACATGGAATGTCCAGCTCTTCAGATCCATTGATGGTGGTGCGGCTTTTGGCTTCCCCGAGACTCCTGAGGAAGCTGCTAGAGCTGGGCTTGTGAGTGGAAAGGATCAAATCATCGACAGGAGTATCCAGGATGCATACATACATGCCATCCGGAGGGCTAAGAACTTCATCTACATTGAGAACCAGTACTTCCTTGGAAGTTCATATGGCTGGAAGCCTGAGGGCATCAAGCCGGAAGAGATTGGTGCTCTTCACTTGATTCCGAAGGAGCTTTCAATGAAGATTGTCAGCAAGATTGAAGCTGGGGAACGATTTACTGTTTATGTTGTGGTGCCAATGTGGCCTGAGGGTGTTCCAGAGAGTGGTTCTGTTCAGGCAATTCTTGACTGGCAAAGGAGAACAATGGAGATGATGTACACTGATATCACACAAGCTCTCCAGGCCAagggaattgaagcaaaccccAAGGATTACCTCACCTTCTTCTGCCTAGGTAACCGAGAGGTGAAGCAGGAGGGGGAGTATGAACCTGAGGAACAACCAGAACCTGACACTGATTACAGCCGGGCTCAGGAGGCCAGGAGGTTCATGATCTATGTTCACACCAAAATGATGATAG TTGACGACGAGTACATCATCGTTGGTTCCGCCAACATCAACCAGAGGTCCATGGACGGCTCCAGGGACTCTGAGATCGCCATGGGTGCATACCAGCCGTACCACCTGGCAACCAGGCAGCCTGCCCGTGGCCAGATCCATGGCTTCCGGATGGCGCTGTGGTACGAGCACCTGGGCATGCTGGACGATGTGTTCCAGCGCCCAGAGAGCGTGGAGTGCGTGCAGAAGGTGAACAAGATCGCCGAGAAGTACTGGGATATGTACTCGAGCGATGACCTGGAGCAGGACCTCCCAGGCCACCTCCTCAGCTACCCCATCGGCGTTGACTCTGACGGCAATGTCACCGAGATGCCAGGGATGGAGTTCTTCCCCGACACCCGTGCCCGCATCCTCGGCACAAAGTCGGATTACCTCCCACCCATCCTCACCACATAG
- the LOC112892310 gene encoding peroxidase 25-like — MAALLFSFTALLLLRGSSVHSQGLQIGFYDSYCPDAEDIVRSTVEQYYDKDATTAPALLRLHFHDCFVQGCDASVLISGASSERSAPQNFGLRGFEVIDDAKSQLEAVCPGVVSCADILALAARDAVDLTGGPSWSVPLGRRDGRISLASGAKALPSPADPVSVQRQKFADQGLSDHDLVTLVGAHTIGQTDCQFFSYRLFNFTATGNADPTISQAFLPQLRALCPPGGDPGRRVALDKDSPGAFDVGFFKNVRDGNAVLESDQRLWSDAATQGAVQKYAGNVRGLLGLRFAYEFPKAMVRMSSVAVKTGGQGEVRRRCSRIN, encoded by the exons ATGGCGGCTCTTCTCTTCTCGTTCACtgctctgctgctgctgagagGGTCCTCTGTTCATAGCCAAGGGCTGCAGATCGGATTCTACGACTCCTACTGTCCTGACGCCGAGGATATCGTGAGGTCGACTGTCGAACAGTACTACGACAAGGATGCCACCACCGCCCCTGCCTTGCTCAGACTCCATTTCCACGACTGCTTCGTTCAG GGGTGTGATGCGTCAGTCTTGATTTCTGGAGCGTCCTCTGAGAGGAGTGCGCCGCAAAATTTTGGTCTGAGGGGGTTCGAGGTGATAGATGACGCTAAATCCCAGCTGGAGGCCGTGTGCCCAGGGGTGGTGTCCTGCGCTGATATACTGGCTCTCGCCGCACGTGATGCTGTTGATCTG ACCGGTGGGCCAAGCTGGTCAGTGCCACTGGGGAGAAGAGACGGCAGAATTTCACTAGCTTCCGGTGCTAAGGCCTTGCCTTCTCCTGCTGATCCTGTGTCTGTTCAGAGACAGAAGTTTGCTGACCAGGGCCTGTCAGACCATGATCTCGTCACATTAGTTG GTGCCCACACCATCGGGCAGACGGACTGCCAGTTCTTCAGCTACCGCCTGTTCAACTTCACGGCGACGGGCAACGCGGACCCGACCATCAGCCAGGCGTTCCTGCCGCAGCTGCGCGCGCTGTGCCCGCCCGGCGGCGACCcggggcggcgggtggcgctggACAAGGACAGCCCCGGCGCGTTCGACGTGGGCTTCTTCAAGAACGTCCGGGACGGGAACGCCGTGCTGGAGTCGGACCAGCGGCTGTGGAGCGACGCCGCGACGCAGGGCGCCGTGCAGAAGTACGCCGGCAACGTCCGGGGCCTGCTCGGGCTCCGGTTCGCGTACGAGTTCCCCAAGGCTATGGTGCGGATGAGCAGCGTCGCGGTGAAGACCGGCGGGCAGGGCGAGGTCAGGAGGAGGTGCTCCAGGATCAACTGA
- the LOC112892311 gene encoding embryo-specific protein ATS3A-like: protein MASRAGPPLRRRRALLALAVLSCLQLAASQLSSTRPLPRPAATATEPLEEVGGGVARRACTYTVEIKTSCSSPRASPDAVSLAFGDAYRNEVYAARVSPAYGFERCARDTFRVSGPCGYGVCYLYLRRSGGVGWTPEWVRVYEPASATPSTFHFGDPLPNGVWYGLDRCLRRPAARASQ from the coding sequence ATGGCCTCCCGCGCAGGAccaccgctccgccgccgccgggcgctGCTCGCGCTCGCCGTCCTCTCGTGCCTGCAGCTCGCCGCGTCGCAGCTGTCGTCGACCCggcccctcccgcgccccgccgccacggCGACAGAACCGCTGGAagaggtcggcggcggcgtcgcgcgGCGCGCGTGCACGTACACTGTGGAGATCAAGACGAGCTGCTCGTCCCCGCGCGCGTCCCCGGATGCGGTGAGCCTCGCGTTCGGCGACGCGTACCGGAACGAGGTGTACGCGGCGCGGGTGTCGCCGGCTTACGGGTTCGAGCGGTGCGCCAGGGACACGTTCCGGGTCTCCGGGCCCTGCGGCTACGGCGTCTGCTACCTCTACCTCCGCCGCTCCGGCGGCGTCGGGTGGACGCCCGAGTGGGTCCGGGTGTACGAGCCCGCCTCCGCCACGCCCTCCACCTTCCACTTCGGCGACCCGCTCCCCAACGGCGTCTGGTACGGCCTCGACCGCTGCCTGCGCCGCCCCGCGGCCCGGGCGTCACAGTGA
- the LOC112892309 gene encoding probable polygalacturonase At1g80170 gives MAAMTRALLLLFALAIRSAGGQQRVHNVIDFHAAGDGKTDDAQAFLGTWQAACSDAGEPVMAVPGGRAFLLSQVSFQGPCKSPITVKLDGNIVAPNHIWTKEAANLLTFLGVDHLTLDGNGGIDGQGAIWWDCYNRKKCHARPILLGFARCNNLTVRRIHLKDSADKHMTLFQCSQVNVDSVSVTAPADSPNTDGITVALSNNTYISNTSIQTGDDCVSVLSYTKNITVTQSRCGPGHGISVGSLGRSETAMVEQITVSNCSFIGTMTGVRIKSWQGGKGYAKGFLFQSLNMTEVQYPIVIDQFYCPQGNCPIKHGGVAISDARFIDIQGTSSEQEAIRLLCSQSVHCQGIYLSNINLSWVNHTSPANATILNAHGSTGGMVVPRIQFSDFL, from the exons ATGGCTGCGATGACACGCgccttgctgctgctgttcGCACTGGCCATACGGTCAGCAGGAGGACAGCAACGCGTCCACAACGTCATCGACTTCCACGCGGCCGGGGACGGCAAGACGGACGATGCGCAG GCGTTCCTGGGGACATGGCAAGCGGCTTGCAGCGACGCGGGCGAGCCGGTCATGGCCGTCCCCGGGGGAAGGGCGTTCTTGCTGAGCCAGGTCTCGTTTCAGGGTCCCTGCAAGTCACCGATAACCGTAAAG CTGGATGGCAACATTGTGGCGCCAAACCACATTTGGACCAAAGAGGCAGCCAACCTCCTGACCTTCCTCGGCGTCGACCACTTGACGTTGGATGGGAATGGCGGGATCGACGGCCAAGGCGCCATCTGGTGGGATTGCTACAACCGGAAG AAATGCCACGCCCGGCCTATT TTGCTGGGTTTCGCACGGTGCAACAATCTAACGGTGAGAAGGATACATCTGAAGGACAGTGCAGACAAGCACATGACCTTGTTCCAGTGCAGCCAGGTGAATGTGGACAGTGTCTCCGTAACAGCGCCAGCGGATAGCCCCAACACAGACGGCATAACTGTGGCATTGTCTAACAACACCTACATCTCCAACACCTCAATCCAAACAG GAGATGACTGCGTTTCAGTCCTATCATACACCAAAAATATTACCGTCACTCAAAGCAGGTGTGGGCCTGGCCATGGCATCAG CGTGGGAAGCCTTGGAAGATCTGAGACGGCAATGGTGGAACAAATCACAGTATCTAATTGCAGCTTCATTGGGACTATGACTGGAGTGAGGATCAAATCCTGGCAG GGTGGGAAGGGTTACGCAAAAGGATTCCTTTTTCAGAGCCTCAACATGACTGAAGTTCAGTATCCCATTGTCATCGACCAGTTCTACTGTCCACAGGGAAATTGTCCTATAAAG CATGGTGGTGTGGCAATAAGCGACGCAAGATTTATCGACATCCAAGGGACATCCTCCGAGCAAGAAGCCATCAGATTACTGTGCAGCCAGAGTGTCCATTGCCAAGGCATCTATCTCAGCAACATTAACCTCTCTTGGGTGAACCATACTTCCCCAGCAAATGCCACTATTTTGAATGCCCATGGAAGCACTGGAGGCATGGTGGTACCAAGAATACAATTTTCAGATTTTTTGTAG